Within the Phaseolus vulgaris cultivar G19833 chromosome 9, P. vulgaris v2.0, whole genome shotgun sequence genome, the region TCTTTAGTTTATATTCAAACGCACTATAtatgaaagagaaataaaaaaacctGCAACTTTCAAGAGTCCCACAACCTTTAGTCATGAGGCGTGTAATGTTTGTAACAGGTATGATCATGGGCGCAGCTGTCTCAACTGTTTACTACAACCTTAAGCTGAGGCATCCTACGTTGAATATGCCAATCATCGACTATGATTTGGCACTTCTCATTCAACCAATGCTCATGCTAGGCATCAGCATTGGAGTGGCCTTCAATGTTGTATTTCCTGATTGGATAGTGACAATATTGCTTATTGTTCTCTTCTTAGGTAACAATCATTGTAACTGCGATTTTACTTTGGCACTCATTTTTGTTACTCTAAATGATTTCATTGTCTTGCAGGCACCTCAACAAAAGCATTCCTTAAGGGGGTTGAAACCTGGAAAAAGGAAACCATAATGAAAAAGGTCTTGTTTAGCTTCATTTATATTTTCAGTGCatcttttaatgaaattttgcCATAACAACACAAGAGATCCTACTTGAATTAGATATAAGGTTTATCACACTGAAAACAAATCATACTTTATAATCTAGTTTGGTAAGGAAGAATGAAGTTTAAACTCATTTTCTTACATGGtataataatgtattttaaGGAGGTTTATTACGttgattatatttatatataaacgagaaaaacttgaaagatagaaatcaataatttaacgAGGAGACAGTAATGTTACTAACTTGGAGGAGTCTTTTAATACTGGCCATATAATTAACAAGAAGAAAGTACTGTTTTGGTATTTAAGCTGGAATTGATGGCTAACTGTCTGAAATTTTGTATCAATTTAGGAGGCTGCTAGGCGACAAGATTCAAACGGTGAGTTCAGAGACTATTCATTAACATACCCCTAATTATATTAAAGTTTACCGTAACAATTTATTTCTTATATCAGAGTACATGCAACTTTCATTTTCGTGTAGGTTCTGGGGCTGAAGTGGAATACAAGCCTATTCCAGGTGGACCAAATGGCGTCACTGTAAAGGACAGCAAGGAACATGAGGTCACTATTCTCTGCTCTAGTGGGTTCTTATGAACGGCAAGGTTTTCATTTTATACCTAATAATGTGGATTCTGCAGGTGACTATTATTGAAAATGTATACTGGAAGGAGTTTGGACTTCTTGTGTTTGTTTGGGTTGCATTCCTCGCACTACAGATTGTCAAGGTTGCTATTTCATATCTACTACCACAGAATAATTCATACTTTTACACCCTGCAACTTTTCTAACTCGAGACCAATATAATGTGCTATTGACAGGAAACCTATACGACTACTTGTTCAACATTGTATTGGGTACTGAACTTGTTACAGGTAATTCTGTTCAGGTGTTTCCTCCACAGCATTACTCTTATACAAGTCTGTTAAAAAAATGGTTCCAAATGTCTGTTACAATATCTTGAAACCTTTTAAAGCATGGCTTTTCCATGTTATGCAGGTTCCTGTCTCGGTTGGGGTAACTGCATATGAGGCAGCTGCCTTGTTCAGTGGACGCAGAGTAATAGCTTCCACGGGAGAAGAAGGGAAAGATTTCACCGTTCTCCAGCTAACTATCTATTGTGTCTTTGGCATACTAGCTGGCGTAGTTGGTGGCATGTTGGGACTAGGAGGAGGATTCGTTATGGGTCCACTTTTTCTGGAGCTGGGCGTCCCACCTCAGGTTAGTTTCAAAATAAACTTGGTATGTTTTGTTAGGCCTTGTTGGCGGTGGTAAAGTAAATTTAGATGGAACAATGTTTGTATGAGTAGGTGAGTATTGGAGATACTAAATATTAAAGCATTTCATTTCATAGTATATTAGGTAAGTAAAGCATTTCATGAAATATGTTTGTATGAGTAGGTGAGTATTGGAGATACTAAATATTAAAGCATTTCATTTCATAGTATAGTAGGTAAGTAAAGCATTTCATGAAATTTGATAGTATAATATATAACTGAATGAAAATCTTATTAGTTTCATAATTTTGGTTTTATAATTTTGAGTTAACTTTACCGTCTACTTCTTCTTAACAGTTCTTAGTTCTTAATAGTTAGAGATCTAAATTTAGAACATCTATATGCAAATATCACATAACATTTAATTGAACCCTTTATGATCCTTGGTGAGTGTAGAGTTGAGTTCTGTTACTGAAAGGATTCAACATCTTGTGTGCAGGTGTCAAGTGCCACAGCCACATTTGCCATGACCTTTTCCTCATCTATGTCAGTCATAGAATACTACTTGTTGAAACGTTTTCCAGTTCCTTACGGTTAGTGCCCGAGTGAAAAATGGCATGGGAAAGTGATATGATGCAATTACTCAATTAATTACACTATGGCCTCTGGTTAACCTGTGTTTTGTTAAATGTTGCACAGCTGTGTACTTCACCCTTGTGGCTGTTATTGCTGCCTTCGTTGGACAGCACATTGTGAGAAAACTGATAATCGTATTGGGGAGAGCATCTCTTATTATCTTTATTCTAGCCTCTACGATATTTGCCAGTGCAGTCTCATTAGGTTAGCATCGCATGCAATTCTCTTGGATTTTGTCAAAACTTACTCTGATATGATATGCATGTGCTTATGAATTTTCAAATGTTTTTGGCTCGAATGTTAGGTGGAGTTGGCATTGTAAATATGGTACACAAGATACAAAATCATGAGTACATGGGATTTGATAATCTCTGCAAGTATGGATCATAGCACATTTTGGAATGTTATTGTGTCGTATTTGCATTATTGGTGAGACCAAATCTCAGCTTCAACTATTGCTCATGTGTCATTTAGGTTGGTTGTTGTGAAATAGTGATGGATTGGGGGATTCCGAATATTCATTTTGttgatttagattttttttaatgataactATTATTTAATTAGAATCCACGTGgatccttataaaaaaaactacttcACGTCAAACGAGTTCACTAATaaagaatataatataatattaatgaaaaatatagaaATGCGGTAAATGATCAAATGttgaaatctaaaaaaaatcatttacatcttaaacataaaataatcaatatttctattttacataaaaattattaaatattaaaatactaaaaaatagaaactattttaattcactaataaaattttataataataattaatatttaaaaatattatcgaTTTGAAAGCTATTCCATTATTCTGTCAATCGGTTTCAActcataaattaatttgattaacATACTTTCACGTAGGGTTGATAATGTGGGTTGGTCTGCCCAGTAAAATACAGGTTGGATTAGCTGCACAAGGATAAGAGGTAATATGTGGGTCTGCGGGCAAACCGGcataagaatttatttttttttcaaaatgactGCAAATCTTACTTTACAAATTAATattgtaaggttgagttagacttgatgttcattttttcaaataacatCAAAGTCATTATGAGCTTATTCTAATAAAAGTTGTTGGACTTATCCAATCACTCCATATCATACTCCTATcaaatcatttataaatatttagtcATACACAAGAGATAGAACTAAGTCATCAAGGTGTAATAAAGGAAAATTCATTTCATCTCAAAATAAAATCCTTCGATGTCttaattcataattttcttttatgtcAAGTTTCTTATAAACTAAGTAAAATAATGTATAAGGGAAAGTTAAAGTTGAAAACATTTGTGAATTTAGGAATATAGTATATTGAGGAATTCgcatattagttttttttttaatttaagtagATTCTATTAAACTGTTTTATTAAACTGTTTGAATACGATGTATTTTACTCcacttaataataaaatgaaacgTGGCATTCTTATCATCTTAACTATGTCCTAAATTCTTAATAGTAAGCTATAACGatgattttattgaaaatattggACATGATTaagtaaaagataaaaaaaaaagtacaaatgTAATTATGATTTCCTTCTTAAACTTTTAAATGAGTTATGTGATGactttgtaattaaaaatagttttagtaAGTAGATTGTGGGTTGGGTGAATTTTGACCAATTTAAAGTttgttttaacttatttttttaatattaaatttgtgaATTGGCAACCGTGAAAATGGATTTTcgaagtaatttttttatgtatttttagaTGAGAATTGATAAATTTAGATGATAAATAAGATATTCACAtgaaagtaaaatatatttattggaTCTTATCCTTGTATAATTAAATgtcaacaaaataaatttaaaatagttatacaATTCAGTTGTTGGTATTgaactttatatattttattaaattaggaGAAATAACATTCTTtggataatttatatttttttgttaaatttgttATTAACCACTCAACTAGAAAGTGTGGACAAAAGATTAATTGAATCAAACAGTTCATTGCATCAAATTAGAAAGTGTGGACAAAGGATCTAATTCAATCAAATTGTTCATGAtatgatatattaaaaattcatttataaatttattttttattttaatttatattttttaattttttaaattaaatttctcttttatttatacagattttaaaaatt harbors:
- the LOC137820977 gene encoding sulfite exporter TauE/SafE family protein 3-like, whose protein sequence is MGSTWIVLFCFAWIFAMASAERSIMKMEGASFNVTENHAENFLMRAVNFLWQSQESGYRHVWPDLKFGWEIVVGTFVGFCGAAFGSVGGVGGGGIFVPMLSLIVGFDPKSATAISKCMIMGAAVSTVYYNLKLRHPTLNMPIIDYDLALLIQPMLMLGISIGVAFNVVFPDWIVTILLIVLFLGTSTKAFLKGVETWKKETIMKKEAARRQDSNGSGAEVEYKPIPGGPNGVTVKDSKEHEVTIIENVYWKEFGLLVFVWVAFLALQIVKETYTTTCSTLYWVLNLLQVPVSVGVTAYEAAALFSGRRVIASTGEEGKDFTVLQLTIYCVFGILAGVVGGMLGLGGGFVMGPLFLELGVPPQVSSATATFAMTFSSSMSVIEYYLLKRFPVPYAVYFTLVAVIAAFVGQHIVRKLIIVLGRASLIIFILASTIFASAVSLGGVGIVNMVHKIQNHEYMGFDNLCKYGS